A genomic segment from Nicotiana tabacum cultivar K326 chromosome 9, ASM71507v2, whole genome shotgun sequence encodes:
- the LOC107827018 gene encoding transcription factor TGA2.2, with product MADISPSTSTDADTEDKNRFLNSQQLGAVASDGSDRTRDQKTLRRLAQNREAARKSRLRKKAYVQQLESSRMKLTQLEQELQRARQQGIFISGSGDQSQSMSGNGALAFDVEYARWLEEQNRRINELRGAVNSHAGDGELRIIVDGILAHYDDIFRIKGDAAKSDVFHILSGMWKTPAERCFLWLGGFRSSELLKLLINQLEPLTEQQLLAINNLQQSSQQAEDALSQGMEALQQSLAETLAGSLGPSSSSGNVANYMGQMAMAMGKLGTLEGFIRQADNLRQQTLQQMHRILTTRQSARALLAISDYFSRLRALSSLWLARPRE from the exons ATGGCTGATATCAGTCCTAGTACATCAACAGATGCCGATACGGAAGATAAGAACAGG ttcctaaattctcaacaactGGGTGCGGTAGCTTCTGACGGAAGTGACAGGACAAGAGATCAGAAG ACACTTCGTAGACTTGCCCAAAATCGTGAAGCGGCTCGGAAAAGTCGTCTAAGGAAAAAG GCATATGTTCAACAGTTAGAGAGCAGCCGGATGAAGCTGACACAACTAGAGCAGGAACTTCAACGAGCTCGACAACAG GGAATATTTATTTCAGGTTCAGGAGATCAATCACAGTCGATGAGCGGAAATG GAGCTTTGGCATTTGATGTAGAATATGCCCGATGGTTGGAAGAGCAGAACCGACGAATTAATGAGTTAAGGGGAGCTGTAAATTCGCATGCTGGTGATGGTGAACTTCGCATAATTGTTGACGGTATCTTGGCACACTATGATGACATATTCAGGATAAAAGGGGATGCTGCAAAGTCTGACGTTTTTCACATATTGTCGGGCATGTGGAAAACTCCAGCAGAGAGATGCTTCTTGTGGCTTGGTGGATTCCGTTCGTCTGAACTCCTCAAG CTCCTCATTAACCAGTTGGAGCCTTTAACCGAACAACAATTATTGGCAATCAACAACTTGCAACAGTCATCCCAACAGGCTGAAGATGCTTTATCCCAAGGAATGGAGGCACTGCAGCAGTCTTTGGCTGAGACTCTGGCGGGGTCCCTTGGACCTTCAAGTTCCTCGGGGAATGTTGCCAATTATATGGGTCAAATGGCCATGGCGATGGGGAAGCTCGGAACTCTCGAGGGCTTCATACGACAG GCTGATAACCTTCGGCAACAGACATTGCAGCAAATGCATCGTATATTGACAACTCGCCAATCAGCTCGTGCTCTCCTTGCGATCAGTGATTATTTCTCTCGTCTTCGAGCACTGAGCTCTCTCTGGCTTGCTCGCCCCCGGGAATAA
- the LOC107827017 gene encoding GDP-mannose 4,6 dehydratase 1, which yields MASNRSESIPADAADSNGGRRKVALITGITGQDGSYLTEFLLDKGYEVHGLIRRSSNFNTQRVNHIYIDPHNVHKARMKLHYADVTDASSLRRWLDTILPDEVYNLAAQSHVAVSFEIPDYTADVVATGALRLLEAVRSHISATGRSHIRYYQAGSSEMFGSTPPPQSETTPFHPRSPYAVSKCAAHWYTVNYREAYGIFACNGILFNHESPRRGENFVTRKITRAVGRIKIGLQSKLFLGNLQASRDWGFAGDYVEAMWMMLQQERPDDYVVATEESHTVEEFLEVAFGYVGLNWKDHVVIDKRYFRPTEVDNLKGDSSKARKVLGWKPRVGFEQLVKMMVDEDVELAKREKVLVDAGYMDAQQQP from the exons ATGGCATCCAACAGATCTGAATCTATCCCGGCCGATGCGGCGGATTCGAATGGAGGTCGCCGGAAAGTAGCTCTGATCACCGGCATTACTGGTCAAGACGGCTCGTACCTTACCGAATTCCTCCTTGACAAAGGCTACGAAGTCCACGGTCTAATTCGCCGATCCTCCAATTTCAACACGCAACGCGTGAATCACATCTATATCGATCCACACAACGTTCACAAGGCGCGTATGAAGCTCCACTACGCTGACGTCACCGACGCGTCATCACTCCGGCGTTGGCTCGATACGATTCTCCCCGACGAAGTCTACAACCTCGCCGCACAATCTCACGTCGCCGTCTCTTTCGAGATCCCCGATTACACCGCCGACGTCGTCGCCACCGGTGCTCTCCGTCTTCTCGAAGCTGTCCGTTCTCACATTTCCGCTACTGGTAGGTCCCACATCCGGTATTACCAAGCCGGTTCATCCGAAATGTTCGGATCTACTCCTCCGCCCCAGTCCGAAACTACGCCGTTTCATCCTAGATCGCCTTACGCTGTATCCAAGTGTGCTGCGCATTGGTACACCGTTAATTACCGTGAAGCCTATGGGATCTTTGCCTGTAATGGTATTCTTTTCAATCATGAATCCCCTAGGCGGGGCGAGAACTTCGTGACCCGGAAGATCACTCGGGCTGTTGGTCGGATCAAAATTGGGCTACAGAGCAAGCTGTTTCTGGGTAATTTGCAG GCATCCAGGGACTGGGGTTTTGCCGGGGATTACGTGGAAGCAATGTGGATGATGCTGCAGCAAGAGAGGCCGGACGACTACGTGGTGGCGACGGAGGAGTCGCATACGGTGGAGGAGTTCTTGGAGGTGGCATTCGGATACGTTGGATTGAATTGGAAGGATCATGTGGTGATTGATAAGAGATACTTTAGGCCTACAGAAGTGGATAATCTAAAGGGAGATTCGAGCAAGGCGAGAAAGGTTTTGGGTTGGAAGCCCAGAGTCGGGTTCGAGCAATTAGTGAAGATGATGGTGGATGAGGATGTTGAGTTGGCCAAAAGAGAGAAAGTTCTTGTTGATGCTGGTTACATGGATGCTCAACAACAGCCTTGA